A region from the Bubalus kerabau isolate K-KA32 ecotype Philippines breed swamp buffalo chromosome 23, PCC_UOA_SB_1v2, whole genome shotgun sequence genome encodes:
- the SSTR5 gene encoding somatostatin receptor type 5, with translation MEPLFPASPLTTWNTSSVVPSGSGNENGTLAGLGPSPGARAVVVPVLYLLVCAVGLGGNALVIYVVLRHAKMKTVTNIYILNLAVADVLLMLGLPFVATQNAISYWPFGPVLCRLVMTLDGINQFTSIFCLTVMSVDRYLAVVHPIRSARWRRPRVAKLASAAVWAFSLVMSLPLVVFADIQEGWNTCNLSWPEPVGLWGAVFIIYTSVLGFFGPLLVICLCYLLIVVKLKASGVRVGSTRRRSERKVTRMVVVVVLVFAGCWLPFFIVNIVNLAFALPEEPASAGAYFFVVVLSYANSCANPLLYGFLSDNFRQSFRKVLCLHKGYGAGAEDVDATEPRPGPSSRLQEAMMPVRSCKANGLMQTSKL, from the coding sequence ATGGAGCCTCTGTTCCCTGCCTCCCCGCTGACCACCTGGAACACCTCCTCAGTGGTGCCCAGCGGCAGCGGCAATGAGAATGGGACGCTGGCGGGGCTGGGGCCCTCACCAGGTGCCCGGGCCGTGGTGGTACCAGTGCTCTACCTGCTGGTGTGCGCAGTGGGGCTGGGCGGCAACGCGCTGGTCATCTACGTGGTCCTGCGCCACGCCAAGATGAAGACGGTCACCAACATCTACATCCTCAACCTGGCCGTGGCTGACGTGCTGCTCATGCTGGGGCTGCCCTTCGTGGCCACGCAGAATGCCATCTCCTACTGGCCCTTCGGCCCCGTGCTGTGCCGCCTGGTCATGACGCTGGACGGCATCAACCAGTTCACCAGCATCTTCTGCCTGACGGTCATGAGCGTGGATCGCTACCTGGCCGTGGTCCACCCCATCCGCTCCGCCCGCTGGCGCCGCCCCCGGGTGGCCAAGCTGGCCAGCGCTGCGGTCTGGGCCTTCTCGCTGGTCATGTCGCTGCCGCTGGTGGTGTTTGCCGACATCCAGGAGGGCTGGAACACCTGCAACCTCAGCTGGCCGGAGCCCGTGGGGCTGTGGGGGGCCGTGTTCATTATCTACACATCCGTGCTGGGCTTCTTCGGGCCGCTGCTGGTCATCTGCCTGTGCTACTTGCTCATTGTGGTGAAGCTGAAGGCGTCCGGCGTGCGCGTGGGCTCCACGCGGCGGCGCTCGGAGCGGAAGGTGACccgcatggtggtggtggtggtgctggtgttTGCAGGCTGCTGGCTGCCCTTCTTCATCGTCAACATCGTCAACCTGGCCTTTGCGCTGCCCGAGGAGCCTGCCTCCGCCGGCGCCTACTTTTTCGTGGTTGTGCTGTCCTACGCCAACAGCTGTGCCAACCCCCTGCTCTACGGCTTCCTCTCCGACAACTTCCGCCAGAGCTTCCGGAAGGTTCTGTGCCTCCACAAAGGCTATGGTGCTGGCGCTGAGGACGTGGATGCCACGGAGCCACGGCCGGGCCCGAGCAGCCGGCTGCAGGAGGCCATGATGCCCGTGCGCAGCTGCAAGGCCAACGGGCTCATGCAGACCAGCAAACTGTGA